A region from the Sandaracinus amylolyticus genome encodes:
- a CDS encoding AraC family transcriptional regulator yields the protein MSLTALSPRVEPRLELRQLAPGTVRFGAIADHCLSIHASAPARVSCHRVATRAVVVRGEISLVPIGGFDECVQDDPSSVIDLYLPPSLIRLAAEDLGLDPDRAALEPRFCFRDPRVEHIVWALEAEHRAAARSTTLYRESLGLALAVHLLASYRAPITPRRATGLSARQLARVTEWIEAHLDGDLSLVRLAKVAGVSASHFRVLFKRSTSIPVHEYVIRRRVERARTLLQRGELGTSQIALETGFAHQSHMARCMRRVLGVTPSQIKRAR from the coding sequence GTGTCGCTGACCGCGCTCTCCCCGAGGGTCGAGCCACGCCTCGAGCTCCGCCAGCTCGCGCCCGGCACCGTGCGCTTCGGGGCGATCGCCGATCACTGCCTCAGCATCCACGCGAGCGCGCCCGCGCGCGTCTCGTGTCATCGCGTCGCGACACGCGCAGTCGTCGTGCGCGGCGAGATCAGCCTCGTCCCGATCGGCGGCTTCGACGAGTGCGTGCAGGACGATCCGAGCTCCGTGATCGATCTCTACCTGCCGCCTTCGTTGATCCGTCTCGCCGCGGAGGACCTCGGGCTCGATCCGGATCGCGCCGCGCTCGAGCCGCGCTTCTGCTTCCGCGACCCGCGTGTCGAGCACATCGTGTGGGCGCTCGAGGCGGAGCATCGCGCGGCCGCGCGATCCACCACGCTCTATCGCGAGAGCCTCGGCCTCGCGCTCGCGGTGCACCTCCTCGCGAGCTATCGCGCGCCGATCACGCCGCGCCGAGCGACCGGCCTCTCCGCGCGTCAGCTCGCGCGCGTCACCGAGTGGATCGAGGCGCACCTCGACGGCGATCTCTCGCTCGTGCGGCTCGCGAAGGTCGCGGGCGTGAGCGCGTCGCACTTCCGCGTCCTCTTCAAGCGCTCCACGTCGATCCCGGTGCACGAGTACGTCATCCGCCGGCGCGTCGAGCGCGCGCGCACGCTGCTGCAGCGCGGCGAGCTGGGCACGAGCCAGATCGCGCTCGAGACCGGCTTCGCGCACCAGAGCCACATGGCGCGCTGCATGCGCCGCGTGCTCGGCGTGACTCCGTCGCAGATCAAGCGCGCGCGCTGA
- a CDS encoding WGR domain-containing protein: MRDALVSVAPVRDRFRFFVIEVRETAERVELVRRWGRVGTEGRCEVFRFATLGWGSRCSRRAARAAVQTPLVMADREVFEEARREVGADRAARGRDSRQLALL, encoded by the coding sequence ATGCGAGACGCGCTCGTCAGCGTCGCTCCGGTTCGCGATCGGTTCCGGTTCTTCGTGATCGAGGTCCGCGAGACCGCCGAGCGCGTCGAGCTCGTGCGTCGCTGGGGTCGCGTCGGGACCGAAGGACGATGCGAAGTGTTCCGGTTCGCGACGCTCGGATGGGGCTCACGCTGCTCGCGGCGCGCTGCTCGAGCGGCGGTCCAGACACCGCTCGTCATGGCCGACCGCGAGGTCTTCGAAGAGGCGCGCCGGGAGGTTGGGGCCGATCGCGCAGCTCGCGGACGCGATTCGCGACAGCTCGCGTTGCTCTGA
- a CDS encoding HPF/RaiA family ribosome-associated protein — MEVVVHGHGVDVSEALRLHCERRIGFAVRRFQERVDRIDVHLTDLNGPKGGEDLECRVVARAPGEETIVVRAVTSDAYASVDRAAAKISSATARRVGRLQVARRAPWLEAWVGATT; from the coding sequence ATGGAGGTAGTGGTCCACGGGCACGGCGTCGACGTCAGCGAGGCGCTGCGGCTGCACTGTGAGCGGCGGATCGGCTTCGCGGTCCGCCGGTTCCAGGAGCGCGTCGATCGCATCGACGTGCACCTCACGGATCTGAACGGGCCGAAGGGCGGCGAGGATCTCGAGTGTCGCGTCGTCGCGCGCGCGCCCGGTGAGGAGACGATCGTCGTGCGCGCCGTGACGTCCGACGCGTATGCGTCGGTCGATCGTGCTGCGGCCAAGATCTCGAGCGCGACCGCGAGGCGCGTCGGACGTCTCCAGGTCGCGCGTCGCGCGCCGTGGCTGGAGGCGTGGGTGGGGGCGACTACGTGA
- a CDS encoding OsmC family protein, with protein MKARTFVRTHLFGDEPWTDGEARPRELLLAALGACTRRAIEALARRRAWELGDVAIEISHVERDGRTGIGRLVHVDATLDDAQRAELERACEDTPVTRVLSEGATITTQVLAGA; from the coding sequence ATGAAGGCGCGCACGTTCGTGCGAACGCACCTGTTCGGCGACGAGCCCTGGACCGACGGCGAGGCGCGCCCGCGCGAGCTGCTGCTCGCGGCGCTCGGCGCGTGCACGCGCCGGGCGATCGAGGCGCTCGCGAGACGGCGCGCATGGGAGCTCGGCGACGTCGCGATCGAGATCTCGCACGTCGAGCGCGACGGCAGGACGGGCATCGGACGCCTGGTGCACGTCGACGCGACGCTCGACGACGCGCAGCGCGCCGAGCTCGAGCGCGCATGCGAGGACACGCCGGTCACGCGCGTGCTGTCGGAAGGCGCGACGATCACGACCCAGGTGCTGGCAGGGGCGTGA
- a CDS encoding alpha/beta hydrolase produces the protein MSIEPTSFESRGERCAATWYWPDGGGERWPCVVLANGFSGTRDWILPDFGARFAGAGIAALTFDYRHLGESGGAPRQIVDVGEQRADLRAALAHARRDARIDPRRVALWGTSLGGSHALDAAAGDPEVAALILNMPALDAVSGGNVEEKRKRVGVSRARTAAITLRLIGLALRDLARRARGADPLYLAVYGAPGEAFFTDPELAPRFRRVAEGSPTWQNRVAARFLLGAPRYRSGTFERVKAPILICLAEHDIEVSTDFIRAKAKGAASADVRTYPVGHFDLYHGDAFEKVVSDQVAFLRAHLKSA, from the coding sequence ATGAGCATCGAGCCGACGTCGTTCGAGTCTCGCGGCGAGCGCTGCGCAGCGACCTGGTACTGGCCCGACGGTGGTGGCGAGCGCTGGCCCTGCGTGGTGCTCGCCAACGGCTTCTCGGGCACACGCGACTGGATCCTCCCGGACTTCGGCGCGCGATTCGCCGGGGCCGGCATCGCGGCGCTGACGTTCGACTATCGCCATCTCGGTGAGAGCGGCGGAGCGCCGCGGCAGATCGTCGACGTCGGCGAGCAGCGCGCGGACCTGCGCGCGGCGCTGGCACACGCGCGGCGCGATGCGCGCATCGATCCGCGCCGCGTCGCGCTGTGGGGCACCTCGCTCGGCGGGAGCCATGCGCTCGATGCGGCGGCGGGTGATCCGGAGGTCGCGGCGTTGATCTTGAACATGCCCGCGCTCGACGCGGTGTCGGGCGGGAACGTCGAGGAGAAGCGGAAGCGCGTCGGAGTGAGCCGCGCGCGCACCGCGGCGATCACACTGCGGCTGATCGGGCTGGCGCTGCGCGACCTCGCGCGTCGCGCGCGGGGCGCGGACCCGCTGTACCTCGCGGTGTACGGCGCGCCGGGCGAGGCATTCTTCACGGACCCCGAGCTCGCGCCGCGCTTCCGCCGCGTCGCGGAGGGGAGCCCGACCTGGCAGAACCGCGTCGCCGCGCGCTTCTTGCTCGGCGCGCCGCGCTATCGCAGCGGCACGTTCGAGCGCGTGAAAGCGCCCATCCTGATCTGCCTGGCGGAGCACGACATCGAGGTCTCCACGGACTTCATCCGCGCGAAAGCGAAGGGCGCGGCGAGCGCCGATGTCCGCACGTACCCGGTGGGGCACTTCGACCTCTATCACGGCGACGCATTCGAGAAGGTCGTGAGCGACCAGGTGGCGTTCTTGCGCGCGCACTTGAAGAGCGCATGA
- a CDS encoding ASCH domain-containing protein: MLLFQKRFHEGLTSGAITLTFRRWDKPHVKVGGRYRCHPIGVLEVDRIERVRVSEITEADATRAGFDSRDALIEYVRTARDATLDATSELYRIELHHGGDGDRVELALEAEPTPDEIATIRAKLARMDEGGPWTARTLALIEKHPRVAASQLAKKLRRETLPFKTDVRKLKKLGLTQSFEVGYEISPRGRAYLAATRPRRKK; this comes from the coding sequence ATGCTGCTGTTCCAGAAGCGCTTCCACGAGGGCCTCACGAGCGGTGCGATCACGCTCACGTTCCGCCGGTGGGACAAGCCGCACGTGAAGGTCGGCGGGCGCTATCGCTGTCATCCGATCGGCGTGCTCGAGGTCGATCGCATCGAGCGCGTGCGGGTCTCCGAGATCACCGAAGCGGACGCGACGCGCGCCGGGTTCGACTCGCGCGACGCATTGATCGAGTACGTGCGGACCGCGCGGGACGCGACGCTCGACGCGACGAGCGAGCTCTATCGCATCGAGCTCCATCACGGCGGTGACGGCGATCGCGTGGAGCTCGCGCTCGAGGCCGAGCCGACACCCGATGAGATCGCGACGATCCGCGCGAAGCTCGCGCGCATGGACGAGGGCGGCCCGTGGACGGCGCGCACGCTCGCGCTGATCGAGAAGCACCCGCGCGTCGCGGCGTCGCAGCTCGCGAAGAAGCTCCGGCGAGAGACGCTGCCGTTCAAGACCGACGTGCGGAAGCTGAAGAAGCTCGGGCTCACCCAGAGCTTCGAGGTCGGATACGAGATCTCGCCGCGCGGGCGCGCGTACCTCGCGGCGACGCGCCCTCGCCGGAAGAAGTGA
- a CDS encoding ATP-binding protein: MTSDPHELLTRIEEHARAALDGRTEASAALEAIARLASQSTPVAKRDHDRESSSVLKNIIDHIPYVVFWKDVRSVYLGCNAALARIGGLASPDDIVGRDDFSMPWTREEAEFFRSVDRRVMESGEAELDIEETQVQADGRQRVILTSKVPLRDESNRIIGILGIFTDITEQKELEQQLRQAKDAAEVSARAKSDFLAVVSHELRTPLTLILSPLESLLSEARGELPARVVDTLESVHRNAQRLRILTEDILEFSRREAGHLALDPRPLDVAAHVGQLVLDLAPAAAARGLELRATTLDPALGVALVDIAKLDKILINLLGNALKFTPAGGEITVSAALVDETIVLAVRDTGIGIDPADHERVFRRFEQIEGGSARAHGGVGLGLSLVKGLVDSMDGSISVESELGRGATFTVRIPRRAADRGARSPVRDLDLTPRALIVDAPADSPASPTSARAPADAARVVVAEDSSDLRQYLTQLLSAEFQVVAVANGQLAYEVIRELKPDVVVSDVMMPVMDGFELVRRLKADPALATIPVVLLTARAGAEAAADGLDRGADDYLSKPFSPLDLLARVRSAHRMKVLRDRLLEAHRRAADAEREETLRDTRAALAELGKVASLGEMAAAIAHELNQPLAGVGLSARALMRWLRAERPDMDEVQAAADRIVRDVKRAADVVTRIRELFGNSSGAKVPVDVNDAVTEVIALTRDRMRDAGASIRAELAPDLPPALGDRVQLQQVIVNLVINAADAMRDVSDRPREVRLRTQLEAGRVRVDVSDVGVGVSDDDKDRIFNAFHTTKAGGMGIGLSICKTIVESHGGRLVVSSHDGPGSTFHFALPLFQPE; the protein is encoded by the coding sequence ATGACTTCGGATCCTCACGAGCTGCTGACACGGATCGAAGAGCACGCTCGCGCGGCGCTCGACGGTCGTACCGAGGCATCGGCGGCGCTGGAGGCGATCGCCCGGCTCGCTTCGCAGTCCACGCCAGTCGCGAAGCGGGACCACGACCGCGAGAGCTCGAGCGTCCTCAAGAACATCATCGACCACATTCCGTACGTCGTGTTCTGGAAGGACGTCCGCTCCGTCTATCTCGGATGCAACGCGGCGCTGGCGCGGATCGGAGGCCTCGCGAGCCCCGACGACATCGTGGGTCGCGACGACTTCTCGATGCCGTGGACGAGGGAAGAGGCCGAGTTCTTCCGCTCCGTCGATCGCCGTGTGATGGAGTCGGGCGAGGCCGAGCTCGACATCGAAGAGACGCAGGTCCAGGCCGATGGCCGTCAGCGCGTGATTCTGACGAGCAAGGTCCCGCTGCGCGACGAGTCCAATCGGATCATCGGCATCCTCGGAATCTTCACCGACATCACCGAGCAAAAAGAGCTCGAGCAACAGCTCCGCCAGGCGAAGGACGCCGCCGAGGTCTCGGCGCGCGCGAAGTCCGACTTCCTCGCGGTCGTGAGCCACGAGCTGCGCACTCCGCTCACGCTCATCCTCAGCCCGCTCGAGTCGCTGCTGTCCGAGGCGCGAGGGGAGCTGCCGGCGCGGGTCGTCGACACGCTGGAGAGCGTCCATCGGAACGCGCAGCGCCTGCGGATCCTCACCGAGGACATCCTCGAGTTCAGCCGACGAGAAGCCGGGCACCTCGCGCTCGATCCACGACCTCTCGACGTCGCGGCGCACGTCGGACAGCTCGTGCTCGATCTCGCGCCCGCCGCCGCTGCGCGTGGGCTCGAGCTCCGCGCGACGACGCTCGATCCGGCGCTCGGCGTCGCGCTCGTCGACATCGCGAAGCTCGACAAGATCCTGATCAACCTGCTCGGGAACGCGCTGAAGTTCACGCCCGCAGGCGGCGAGATCACCGTGTCGGCAGCGCTCGTCGACGAGACGATCGTGCTCGCCGTGCGCGACACCGGCATCGGCATCGACCCCGCCGATCACGAGCGCGTGTTCCGGCGCTTCGAGCAGATCGAAGGCGGCTCGGCGCGCGCGCACGGAGGAGTCGGGCTCGGGCTCTCGTTGGTGAAGGGGCTCGTCGACTCGATGGACGGATCAATCTCCGTCGAGAGCGAGCTCGGCCGAGGCGCGACGTTCACCGTGCGCATCCCGCGGCGCGCGGCCGATCGCGGCGCGCGCTCTCCGGTGCGCGATCTCGATCTCACGCCGCGCGCGCTGATCGTGGACGCGCCCGCCGACTCGCCTGCGTCGCCGACTTCCGCGCGCGCACCGGCGGACGCGGCGCGCGTCGTCGTGGCGGAGGACAGCAGCGATCTGCGGCAGTACCTCACGCAGCTCTTGAGCGCGGAGTTCCAGGTCGTCGCGGTCGCGAACGGACAGCTCGCGTACGAGGTGATCCGCGAGCTGAAGCCCGACGTCGTCGTGTCCGACGTGATGATGCCCGTGATGGATGGCTTCGAGCTCGTCCGACGGCTCAAGGCCGACCCCGCGCTCGCGACGATCCCCGTCGTGCTCCTCACCGCGCGCGCGGGCGCCGAAGCGGCCGCGGACGGGCTCGATCGCGGCGCCGACGACTATCTGAGCAAGCCGTTCAGCCCGCTCGATCTGCTGGCGAGGGTCCGATCCGCGCACCGCATGAAGGTGCTGCGCGATCGTCTGCTCGAGGCACATCGCCGCGCGGCCGACGCAGAGCGCGAGGAGACGCTGCGCGACACGCGCGCGGCGCTCGCCGAGCTCGGCAAGGTCGCGAGCCTCGGAGAGATGGCGGCCGCGATCGCGCACGAGCTCAATCAGCCGCTGGCGGGCGTGGGCCTCAGCGCGCGCGCGCTCATGCGGTGGCTGCGCGCCGAGCGGCCCGACATGGACGAAGTGCAGGCGGCCGCGGATCGGATCGTGCGCGACGTGAAGCGCGCGGCCGACGTCGTCACGCGCATCCGCGAGCTCTTCGGCAATTCCTCGGGCGCGAAGGTGCCCGTCGACGTGAACGACGCGGTGACCGAGGTCATCGCGTTGACGCGGGACCGCATGCGCGATGCGGGGGCGTCGATCCGAGCGGAGCTCGCGCCGGATCTACCGCCCGCGCTCGGCGATCGCGTGCAGCTCCAGCAGGTCATCGTGAACCTCGTGATCAACGCGGCGGACGCGATGCGCGACGTCAGCGATCGTCCGCGCGAGGTTCGGCTCCGGACGCAGCTCGAGGCAGGGCGGGTTCGAGTCGACGTGAGCGACGTCGGCGTCGGCGTGTCGGACGACGACAAGGATCGCATCTTCAACGCCTTCCACACGACGAAGGCCGGCGGGATGGGGATCGGGTTGTCCATCTGCAAGACGATCGTCGAGAGCCACGGCGGAAGGCTCGTGGTGTCGAGCCACGACGGACCGGGCTCCACGTTCCACTTCGCGCTTCCGCTCTTCCAGCCGGAATGA
- a CDS encoding energy transducer TonB: protein MRPRRAPDELVAPSETPAEPQPAEPEPVVDAPVETLASTEEIGPAEGGAAGGVPGGTPGGVAGGVVGGVHGGQLGGVVGGAGTGPVTPVFMPSDMTPPRLVSGEQPGHTPQALSARVEGTMILRIAIRPDGTVGEVQVVRGLALLTEHVVATVSRWRFSPPVYQGRPISIYLTQRLRFEITGR, encoded by the coding sequence GTGCGACCGCGGCGAGCCCCCGACGAGCTCGTCGCGCCGAGCGAGACGCCCGCCGAGCCGCAGCCCGCGGAGCCCGAGCCCGTCGTCGACGCGCCGGTCGAGACTCTCGCGAGCACGGAGGAAATCGGGCCTGCCGAGGGCGGCGCGGCGGGCGGCGTGCCCGGCGGAACGCCCGGCGGTGTCGCGGGCGGCGTCGTCGGAGGCGTGCACGGCGGGCAGCTCGGAGGCGTGGTCGGAGGAGCGGGCACGGGGCCCGTCACGCCCGTCTTCATGCCGAGCGACATGACTCCGCCGCGCCTCGTCTCGGGCGAGCAGCCGGGGCACACGCCGCAGGCGCTGAGCGCGCGTGTGGAAGGGACGATGATCCTGCGCATCGCCATTCGTCCCGACGGGACGGTGGGAGAGGTGCAGGTCGTGCGCGGACTGGCGCTCTTGACCGAGCACGTGGTCGCGACGGTGTCGCGGTGGCGCTTCTCGCCGCCGGTGTACCAGGGCCGTCCGATCTCGATCTACCTCACTCAACGTCTTCGATTCGAGATCACCGGGAGATAA
- a CDS encoding MotA/TolQ/ExbB proton channel family protein, translating to MGFAEIWETMGPVAKAVMVSLLLMSVVVMSITIQRAIALLGLRRASGGYEAQVKPLLARGQLDEAATVRAARPSPIGNVIEAGLSEYVDTRADAPSTTELIDVVRSRLEQTVGREMDQLRKGLGALATIGSIAPFVGLFGTVAGIVTSFEGIAATGGGGLTAVSAGIAEALVATALGILVAIPAVVFFNYFSAKLRAIESSLEDASSLLINGVRKAGWIEGRSLTEAAE from the coding sequence ATGGGATTCGCCGAAATCTGGGAGACGATGGGGCCGGTCGCGAAAGCGGTCATGGTCTCTCTCCTCCTGATGTCCGTCGTCGTCATGTCGATCACGATCCAGCGCGCGATCGCGCTGCTGGGGCTACGCCGCGCGAGCGGCGGATACGAAGCGCAGGTGAAGCCGCTCCTCGCGCGGGGCCAGCTCGACGAGGCCGCGACGGTGCGCGCCGCGCGCCCGAGCCCGATCGGCAACGTGATCGAGGCGGGCCTCTCCGAGTACGTCGACACGCGCGCCGACGCGCCCTCGACGACCGAATTGATCGACGTCGTGAGGTCGCGCCTCGAACAGACGGTCGGGCGCGAGATGGATCAGCTCCGGAAGGGGCTCGGAGCGCTCGCGACGATCGGATCGATCGCGCCGTTCGTCGGGCTCTTCGGCACGGTCGCGGGCATCGTCACGTCGTTCGAGGGCATCGCGGCCACGGGAGGCGGCGGGCTCACCGCGGTGTCCGCGGGCATCGCGGAGGCGCTCGTCGCGACGGCGCTGGGGATCCTCGTCGCGATCCCGGCGGTGGTGTTCTTCAATTACTTCTCGGCGAAGCTGCGCGCGATCGAGTCGTCGCTCGAGGACGCGTCGAGCCTGCTGATCAACGGCGTGCGCAAGGCCGGCTGGATCGAGGGCCGCTCACTTACGGAAGCGGCCGAATGA
- a CDS encoding ExbD/TolR family protein encodes MRPRADEPRPEINITPLVDVVLVLLIIFMVVTPYLENGVELELPDADHSETADQTDEALSISITRDGRTFLGRDEVSEAQLHAAVDGHLRQSQSAPILVRADEQVAYRSVREVFESLRARGARAVALATDGQGAD; translated from the coding sequence ATGAGACCCCGCGCCGACGAGCCGCGTCCGGAGATCAACATCACTCCACTCGTGGACGTGGTCCTCGTCCTCCTGATCATCTTCATGGTCGTCACGCCGTATCTCGAGAACGGCGTCGAGCTCGAGCTGCCCGACGCGGATCACTCCGAGACCGCCGATCAGACCGACGAAGCGCTCTCGATCTCGATCACGCGCGACGGACGCACGTTCCTCGGGCGCGACGAGGTGTCCGAGGCGCAGCTCCACGCGGCGGTCGACGGTCACCTGCGGCAGTCGCAGAGCGCGCCGATCCTGGTGCGCGCGGACGAGCAAGTGGCCTATCGCAGCGTGCGCGAGGTGTTCGAGTCCTTGCGTGCCCGCGGCGCGCGCGCGGTCGCCCTCGCGACCGACGGGCAGGGAGCCGACTGA
- a CDS encoding ExbD/TolR family protein translates to MGMSMQSGGGRRGEPTPDINITPLVDVVLVLLIIFMVIAPMLTPDLDVTLPSEPTDHGPPPDANPIVVEVTESGALEIDGQPVAREAATSTLRGLLGAAREKTVFVRVHDDAMFRDAIAAMDIARGAGAEQVGTVLDRPAAVAGDTH, encoded by the coding sequence ATGGGGATGTCGATGCAGTCGGGGGGCGGGCGCCGCGGCGAGCCGACGCCCGACATCAACATCACGCCGCTGGTCGACGTCGTCCTCGTGCTGCTGATCATCTTCATGGTGATCGCGCCGATGCTCACGCCGGATCTCGACGTGACCCTGCCGAGCGAGCCGACCGATCACGGGCCGCCGCCCGACGCCAATCCGATCGTGGTCGAAGTGACGGAGTCGGGCGCGCTCGAGATCGACGGACAGCCCGTCGCGCGTGAGGCCGCGACGTCGACGCTGCGCGGACTGCTGGGCGCGGCACGCGAGAAGACGGTGTTCGTGCGCGTGCACGACGACGCGATGTTCCGTGACGCGATCGCCGCGATGGACATCGCCCGCGGGGCGGGCGCCGAGCAGGTCGGCACGGTGCTCGATCGTCCCGCCGCCGTCGCCGGCGACACGCACTGA